The Crassostrea angulata isolate pt1a10 chromosome 1, ASM2561291v2, whole genome shotgun sequence nucleotide sequence GTCGCATTAGATGTTTACAACTATTCTCTTTCTCTACATGTGTATCATTGATATTATTTGCATTCGTAAAATTAGACTTTCTGAAAGCAGTATTTGTTATTGTCTGCTACTTTTTCATGGTACCGATTTACTCCATTTTGAGTACTTATACTCCTGAGGTTTATCCAACTGGCATACGCAGCACTGCTATGGCTACAATGTACATGGTTATTGAGATTCCCGGCTTAGTTACTCCTTTTGGCGGGGAGTATTTGTTGTCCAGTAGTATAAATTGGCTATATCCTGTGGTGTGGGCTGGAGTCTTCTTATTACAGAGTATGGCTGTTTGTGGATTGCCATCAGAAACAGCAGGAAAAGCATTGAAGGATTCACAGAAAGAGACACTGATGGAGGATGTTGCAGAGACTTCCATTTCATAGGAAGGCAGCTGTGTAATGTGTAAACAGTGTTCTGTTAAGCAGGAGTATCGATGATGAATTTGTTAATGCTTTAATTGTCGTCTTTCATTTTTGTGTGTGCTTTTTATGTTGTGAATCAATATTTAAGgcattgtgaaatattttgagaAATAAGCTAGTTATACAGTCAATTTATCAAGATTTACAACAATTGAATATTCTAGATGCCCAGGGTATGAAAAAGACAATCACTTTTACTGCCATACATTGTTATCATTCTGCCTTTATATTAAGTGGTCAGAAAAGAACATGGGTGAATAAGATTGCATAATTACTAATTGGTTTGATGACACATTACATATTGGTTTGATGGTACACCTACTAATTTGGAAAAATTGTGTAGAAGTCTACCATAAATTCATTGCTATATAACATAGTTAAACATACTGATATTatgcaaaattttcaattactgacagtggtatttttttaacaaacgcaaagaagaaaatttgatagtttttgttttgatcaAAGCCCCATCTtcttttaaggtggtatgggacacttccatgttgtgacgtattgtttatcgaaataaacaataaaattaagtgcagttatataagtagtttctttcccaatattgtcatctaacagcgtagcgcagtgagttagagggtttactacgaatctgtaagtcatgagttcgaatcccactgtgggttttacaatttttacctttcaaaatatttttaaaaggtattttttagttagatattgtaaaatttgaaaattctaaacctggaaaatatttcaattataatgtactttaatccacattaatatagacagatgtcccataccaccttaattttttaaaactatgaacggatgtattttcataattattctTCTGAAACATTCAAATGCTGTtctacaaaatgaaatatatataaatgtacagcAGGCCATTCCTACAAACAATTGAAATTGGTTCtattattaattacatgtatattttaatttaacctGACCAAAAATTTGGAATTTAATCCACTCTACAAAACAACTGGATCGATACAAAATTTTAGAAACTCACCAATGGATTAAAAGATAGGTtggattttcatttttcatgcaTCCCAAGGCATTTTACTTggcttattcacccatcttctttcaaAACATTGTTTATGTAAACAGGCAATTTTGTAAGACGATTTGTACGTAGTATAATGATTTACCaagatgaatttattttaaatgctgGCATTATTATTCTAGTGAGTGGAATTTTGATCTCAAATATGATATATTCAACATAAAGCATTTATCTTGtataatttgtgtttttattctaCAAGTTCAGTAAGATATGACAGATCTTTTACTTGTGCAGAAACATTAGCATCATACCTTACActacattcatttttataatatgtgtACACCCCTTGAATTGGCCTCATCAAAAATTAACTTATCAAAACACCATGAAAAATTTGAATGCCATTCACCATTGACTTATGGCCACAGAATATGTATTGTTCAAGTTAAAAATGGTTAGCATTCGTGCATTGGACAGTATCTAATTTTGCATAGCCATATCCATGCAACGGTTTAgctaaatttcaaaatgagtttTTAGTCAGTGTTGGATTTATCATGACGACATAACTTGATTACCAGTATATGTCTTTTTTCTGTACTTTATTGCTTGGGAGAAtattgtatacagggaaatattcgcccccgttttattttcgccctcgATGTAAGTGGGCGGATTTAACACTGGGCAAATTCcgatgtctcaaattatctctcttaaaaCACCTACAGCTGTAtatgggcgaattcaagatggggcaaaactgtttgcaagtgtaaaatGGCAAAAATTACACAAGGCAAAAATAACCACGTAATGGCTGTATACAGTATGTAGAAACTGAAACATTTCTCTATTTAGTCTTTGACAAAATGTAGCTAGATAAAACCAATAGCATAAAAATTTTACTGACCATAATCTGACAAAACATCAGAATCCAAGGTTGTTTACCAGTAGTTTtcaattgtaattaattactggtaaatttaataattaaaagaagATTACAACCTAGCTCTCATAGCTTGgataagttttatttttgtatatcaaACAAAAAGCTTAGAATTACATGTCAATAGGAATGATGTTATtcgataaataatttttaaaaacatgcatCTTTAATATAAACTCAACATTTAAAGCAATTGCACTGATGCTTTATGAATACATCATTTTTATCTTTCATGATATATATATTCTCTGTGTTGGCCAATTGTGGCCTGCACTACAGTATAGAAATTGGGGAAACTGCCTCCATGTATTGTCCACTGTTCAGCTAAATATGGCACCTTGGATTTTCTTGTGTCCTGCAGAATTCAGAACATTGGCATTCTCTATGCAACTCAATACGGACTATACTTCAGAAGGAAATCCTATTGGAGAGGAAAGAAATGACCGAGTTGTTTTTAAATAGACATGTATGTGAtgatacaaaatgtaaaacaaagtAAGATTACTTGATgtgaaaatgacataaaatgcGGATTTTACTTTGTCGTGTTGATTGCCAACAAATCCTTTCAGGAAGTGCACATATCTGGCTGCAAATTCAAAAACTGTGGCTTTATCTGTCTTGTCCGACATTCCAGGGACAAGTTTCCTTAGAACATCACAGGCATCTTTGATTCTAGCTCTGgaaataaataatcatttataataaattgaGCTGCCTTAAATTCATATGTCTATCTAAAAAGAGAGATATTACTCactgaaataatttattctgaAATTAAAGACAACTTCTATCAGTTTTTCCTTTGGAAGGAATCTTGAAATTGTGTAGAATACAGCAGACATTAAGTTACACATTTATAATAGAATCAGTGTAATTAAGTCACTGCTTTCCAACTCTAATTTTTACCAACTTTCTGCTACAATGtcaagcaaataaaaaattaatacatgtacattttacatgaatttattttcatcatgTTTTATTTTCCTAAGTTGCAGTGCGTGATGGCAATGTAAGAATACATAAAACTGTCAAAACATGTTTGAAggctaaaatatatttaccattaaaattaagcaagttattttgtgaaaaaagatAGTAATTAATGCTGACCAAAGGAGATAACTTTTTACCTTCTTCGTCTTTCCTTCAAGTTGTGTTGTTCTCTACCATCTTCAACACAACTACTGAACAAGGAGATATCGTATAACTTGTTCTTATCAGCGGAAGAGCTCAACATAGAGGTGGATCCTTCGGAGGTGGTAGATACATCGGTGGAGGTGGATTTGTCAGTGGGTGGATCACCAGTGGAGCTATCCTGTACCTCCTCTCCGCTGCTGTTTAAAGCATTGCTTGTCGAGGTCTACAATGgagatgatttttaaagccatccactatttttatttaagagaaattcctaatacatgtacatattaacatagaaattttaatattcttctacatatttttatacaaagtttTTCTTATAAAGGAGGTTAATATAATCAAAAAATGGTCACAACCATCCATCTGGCTTAAATGCTGCTCTTGGTTTGTTCATAAGCCTCTGCGCATTTATCTTGTGAATTCTGATATGTAGTGTTAATTTAAGTCAATCAAAATGTCAATTGGCCTTTGACATGACAAATTAAATTCCATTCATTCTGTAATTTTGTACCATGCATTTTGTTCACATGAATATTTTTAGGACAGGATTTCCATACTCAGTGTGCTTGTAATAAAGTGtagtaggtacatgtacatataatttaatttaaaaaaaaaagcagcatACTGACAAGTATAAAACATCATAATCAAGTATGGTAAAGCCAAGTATTCATCAATACCTTGGGAGTTGAGAATTGACTAGTATCAGGTTGGCTTGGTTGAATAGGTGTGGCAGGCACTGCAGGGAGGGGATGATACAGCTGGGGGGAGCCATCATCAGCAGTCCTCACATAGAGCAACTGCCCGGTACGAGGGTGAGGAGTGTACACATAGCGGCCTTGGGATGTCAGGATTCCATGGTGATTTTCTGGTGTctcctttaaataaaaaaatcttctcttcaAATGCATTCTTGGTGggtaaaagtttgttttttgaGAGAATGTTTTTCTCACTACAACTGTGTTACAAGGGTATCCTCAagaaaacattaatttgaaatgaAGTAGAGTTTGCCTTTCAGCAGCTTAACTTTTGGCTTAAATTATCTGCAGTATAATTTCACTAAATAGAatggtatttacatgtaactggtAACTGAGTTTTATTAAACAATTGTTTTCTCATTTGCCATACACACCATATTTTCTCCTTGCATGCTTCCTTTGCTTTTGTTTCTGATTGGGTTGCTCTCTGGAGTAGAGTGTAAATGAATGATTGGTTGGTTGAAGCTGTTCATGGGTTGTTGTGGAACTGCAAAGCCACTGTTTATCAAGCTTCCATTCAAACTATCATTCAATGCCTGTGGTTCCTCAATACTATATTCTTGACAAGGAACAgtgtaactaaaaaaaaaaatcttgctttgGGCATTATTTCacatgtgcaagtttagaatggAACTTGGACATAAGCATATTTAACTTGAGAATGTTACATCTGTATTACCAGGATTTTCAGTAATTTAAAATGTGACAATGCAGTGAAAAGCAATATCTGAGATCAATGACATTTTGTCAAAATGAGTGATAAAATGAACTAATTTTTGTATTCGTTTTCCAATGGTAAAATTAAAGTTTACTAAGGTAATAAAGGCCTGTGGAGAACTCACATATTTAAAGATACATTACCGGTATATTGTTTTATACAGCTTaaaatattaactttaaaattgctaaatttatatattctttatcaagTTCATTTACCTTCCATTTTCTGCATAGCACCTAGCACTGTTGTCTAAACTTATTGGCACAATATTCATTGCATTGCAAATGTATTGCTGCTGCATTGCTACTTGTCTTGATAGGTTATCCAGCATATTCTCCTCTCCAAAGGAGGTATCAGCAGTAGCCATGCAAGGATCTTGGTTATATGAAGGATTAGACGTTCTTTGCAGTCTTTGTATATCCATTTCAGCACCTTGATACATCTCATGATCTTCATCATCCCTGTTGGTACTAATAATGTAATAAGAACTGGGGGCATTATTGCCAGTGCATTCATCAGGAAAACTTTGGACATACACCCCATTCTCGCTGTCCTCTGAGATGGTGCTCAAACACTTATTTAGAACCAGCTGCTGCAGTTTTGGAATTTCACCTTTGTTAACGAGATCTGCATCATTGTGCTTACTGGCTTCAATAAGATTTGCCAAATACTGAACTTGTTCCGGGGATACGCCCTCTAGGTTGATCTCTTGTACCGCTAAAGACATTGTGGTCACTGATGTACCCCTCCCCGACGGTAGACTGATGGAGCCTCGATGCAAGTTTTTCTCTCCTCGTTCTCAAAGCTTACGCTTCAAACACGAGagcaagttttatccaaaaccTTTGAATAAATTAAATCTATGTAGGAATTCTGTTACATTAAATGACATACAACCGATATTTTCTCATGGATTACCTAAATTCTGACAATTGTAAAGACTATAAACTATCGATGTTAAATAGGCCGCTCCAGACCTGCAGCTGGCTTCTTGCATGCAAACTTCAATTCTATAAATGATGTTTCTgtgcaaaatatatataaataacgCATTGTCAAAATACTTGTACATTACCTGTCTGTTTTAGTATGCGGGAAGAGTCATGACTTCTCGGAGCGAGCTCTCGGGCGTTAAAATTTGTTCGAAAACGATGACGTCAGAGTAAACGTCATAAGAACGGAAAATTCCTAGCCGGTTATTTTTTCTCGGGACCGTGTTTCCAAAACTAAGTTGTGATAGttcttttaaaaacacaaagaCAACTGTAGATATTGAACACAATTTTTATGCTATTTATTCTATACTGGAGGGAGGTTGTTTATCCTAATTTTAACAAGcgtttttatgatttattatctatcattatttttattttagccCAACGTTAGGCTCTACTGCAGTATAAAACAGAAGTTAGGACGGATGCATTTTTATACATCAAATgtatttaataatattataaatctATGTGTAATcctttattcattaaaaatttaatttactgCCGAAAAGATAGGgcaaaatatcatatcacatgcgAGTACTCATTATTGCCGAGTATACCCATTATTGccgattgttataaaaacagcataatttgtttttaggctgatatatatatatatatatatatatatatatatatatatatatatatatatatacacagaaTGATGAAGTATAAGcctatatatacattaaaacgaACGACAAAGCGAGttatgttgagagagagagagagagagagatttgtgggggaggggggctagaccaggaaaaaaaaaacccacaaaaaccCTAATtccaaaaatcttgaaaatcctaatccgtgggggggggggggggggttaactttgcaaaaaaaggggggggggggggctaaccgCCATCCCCccgcttccgacgcctatgcgaTCCACACttcattttactgtttttaaaaGAGGGGAGGGGGTACTGGCAGTGGTAATTATGTATAGCAAGAAGACGCAGAATAACACCATTTTCatgaactattttttaaaattcaaaatgaactaTTTTAACTTAAGTTATGGCAAATCTGTTAATTTTGTATGTGTCATTCCAATTGTTACTATTTTTAGACAGCAATTGCAATCACGTgatacattcaatattttaaaatgcttgAAGCCTTCCAGAAAGTAAACATCATCCTTCTTCCGCTGACATAATAAAAACGTGAAATGCCTTTTTCTGAGCTACCTTCACGTCGATTTTTACTGCTTTATAGGTATCATTGTAATAGCaaacatcaaaattttaatcaaagtatAGTTAgtttgattattaaaaaaaaacgaatttCTAAAGTAATTCAGAAATAAGTTTTTTTAGACTTGTGCAACGATACGCTATACAAAGTGTTGGTTGTATCAATTCCTCAtcatcgtcggatacccacgggtgatcgcgtcttttacttatcaCCCGTGGGcaaaccttgtaagtaaattaaaataagtgataagtaaaagacgcaatcacccgtgggtatccgacgatgaTCCCTCATGAGACCATGCCAAATATGTAGGTTATAGATACACTCTGTGAAATAATTTGGCATtgaatgatgtaaaaaaaaataccactaGTATTTGAAGATTTTAGCATGCTTACATAATGTTTTACGCAtgtttaacaagaggcccatgggctaTATCGCtgacctgagcaacaatagacattaTAATTGTTTGTAGTCAAATATCTGCAAAATCTagtaaaatagattttatataaaaacattttcaaatttttctccaGATATTCTTATATTAAACATTGAGCCCCTTTTGTAACAGGTtgatttcatagtcatatcagagattgagcattgcagttctcaagaaaATCTGAAACAATTGTTCATATGTCTATAAACTTACATCAAACTTTGAGCCCCTTATGGGGCCCAAAAATTGTCCATGGGCCACAGTCTAAACATTTGCGATTCAGCAATGTAAATATGCTTGCATAAAGGTaataccatgttttatattgttttgcctcggactagaatgtctcgacgtcattggatgaatcgtgtcacgtgattgccttatCATTCTCTTTACacggcaagcgtcaaaatttatacggcaacatggcggacgtaacgttatttgagctgaatttttacacaaacgttcaaccataccttgaatttttaagccccaaaatattttAGAGTGATATATccctttgcccgtgacgtaTTAAAcgattctatatatatatacaatggcATTCAGGTTTGCTCAGACGACTGACGAGAAAGGTACAAAATTAGAGAATAAGCCTATGAATTTAATTcttatatattatcttttgttgtttacatatcaaactttaggtcctcgacaaaacaaaacacttattaggtttgttactgactgtttacagaaatttgtggtgtcggtaaagtccatagaaggctcggctccgcctcgccttctgtGGACTTAACCGACaacacaaatttctgtaaacagtcagtaacaaacctaataagtaataatatttgagtttttgagataaattgaatttttttcctcaataaacaaaaataaaaaataccaacacattttcaatcaattttaaCTATCTCCTCTTGAAACAGATGTGTgccccttcattttaacaaacttgaattcctTTCACCCAATGGTGCTTTTTCCAAAGGTTAGTTGAAAGACCCAGCAGTTCAGGAGAAGAAgtaatctcagcgagattcgtcgagactgaaatttttttgacggacgtctcttcaaaattttttcagtctcgacgaatctcgctgagattagagaagaagttttaaatgtgaaaagtttaaagTCAGACAGACAAATGGATGCCAAACAAAAAGTGATCAAAAatctcacttgagctttcagtgGAGACTGCACATAAATCgtttttccctctatattttattatcggaATGAACTATGGCaccaaatacaaatttatactgtttaaaattaataaaattaaaattatcataaagaaaaatgttacaatttcttcacttaattgatattttgacctttttgcactgataaaacgctatttttatccattaccaattcaaaatgtaatgaaattatttaggagtctcaaactttttctcaaattatgataaacttgtcagaaaaatcttaaaatttcagaaaataaaacaaaaagtatgggtctattatgtaaaatttgaaatatggcatgaaataagctgattttatgcaaaaattgggattcatttttccttgacgtttataaaatataagttaaatttgccaatatgtgtggatagaaatattgataaattgtaaaattatgtttttcataacaaaatgaagatatcctAATGCACAAACTATCTGGAGATTTTGATTGCACTCGAAAAAGGAATCTAAAGTGAgggtactctaaaacaactgagttatgaaaaatgttcgtgctcttaaaaaccttccgccacaaaatatagtcccatactaaactctgtaaatatgtaatttttcttgtacaattttattaaatatagtttaattggcattataaaatttcaatttatgggtagaatcaatatatgatgcataatttctagaacagaggtgacccaaaatggctaccccaAAACAGGGGAACGAACCTCTTTAAGTGGGCTAAAAATGCTATGCATCCGGCAtataatattgattatatatgGTTGGAAACCAATTTGGaaagaaatacaaaatacaatggtacatgtaatcttatagcatttttctactccagtctATATCCATCCAAATATGAGCATTGTACCAGCCTAACTTGCCAACTTTTATTCTTAGACTAGATGTTTTTGttacaaagatttttaaaaaacaaaattgttttatacGTTAATAATGGTTCTAACggttaatacatgtacgttaATACTTCACTCTCAAAATGCTACAATcagatatgaattttttgtaCGAAAACATGTACTTGCTAGATTTTCCATCATAAACTTTTccataatacaataaaataataataaaaaaaaacaatgcaatgTTTCCACTTTGTGGAAATTTTTATTGTGATTTATTTGGTTTCCCTAGAGCACAATATGTGCTATACATGACTACATAACTGCTAGTCTTCAACATCTCTCACTCTGTGAATCAAAGTTTCAGTCCTAACACATTTCTCAAAGAAAACAAgcaatcatttttatattaaatctgcaacaacacattacattttataaccGGTAGGGGATCCTCACacacaaatatatatgttaCCTCTGACAGATTTGGCTAGGATTTAGAATTTAGACTGACCCATTAAATGAAGTCAGTAAAAATACCAAAGCCAGAGCCAAATCTCGGTCAAATTACCTTGCACACAGCTTTAAAAAGGCTAACTGAAGACTTCAAAAAAATCTGCCACAAAGCATACATTCACACACCTTCATTGctcattaattaaaacatttctaaAACAATACTTCATAAGTTCTTTgttctaaatcattttttacatgATGTAAATGTCGATCAAACACGATGATTTGACAGCAATAAGATATGAACAGTGGTAAAAGCTTTCTGATTTATGCAGCAGTctatatagaatttttaataaattgcgACATGGGTGAACACACAACCATTCACATCTTTTTCTTCAactctgaaattaaaaaaaatcaaataaaaaatgaatgcatGCAGAGTAACCGTCATCATTctctataaacaaaataaaatctatcAAAAGTGAAGTTTATCATTATCAGATATAAATTCATCCTGGTTCataagataatacatgtataatactctTAATCTTTACTCCATAATATCTTTGATATTTAATGAAAGTATACATAAAGGAGTACATGTTCATCACTATGAAAATGTTGCAGATTAGATCTGGGCTTGACAAACTATTTCAGATAGGTTTTCACTGATTTTTACGCAACAAATTAACAATTGAACTTTTTAATCAATGCTTCCAGTGCACTCTGCACATTGAGAAGAAACTATACTGTAACCATCAAAACAAACTGATGATTGAGCCTTTTCACCAGTGTATCTGATACACATTAATTAAGAAGAAACCCACCGCGGTCTTAGTATCTGAGACAATGGCTACCGGACACTTACCAGCTGTACTCTTGCTTGTACTCCTCCAGCTTCTGACGGATCGCCTGCTCACGCTCCTCACGGTTCCGCTCCTCTATCTCCACCTCCATCTTCACTTTCTGCCACTTCTGTACCAACGAAGTCACATTCTTCTTCTTGAGATGCAAGCCTGAGCCACTGATAGACTGCAAACAGATTTAAAGATTTAGTGTGTAGTGCGCGCTGGTAGTGCATGCAATGATTATCATTGTGTATGTaatctttattttgaaatggTTCTTTCCAAATAATGTATGGTTTTCTGACTTTGGTGTCAATAATTGTAAGAAATACCCCATTATTTCTAACTTTACTATGCATTAACTATGTAATTAACCTGTAATTTTTGGAAACACCAATTTCCCATTccatttgtttacatacatgctgttgcaattacatgtatcccCATTGCAGAATTAAAACTGGAGGTTatgtaaatgcatgtacatcTGTATATGCATGTTAATCTAAGTAccttgtctttcttttttttctttttctcactGGTTATTCCACTGCTGCTGGGGAGTTCAGCTGCGACTGATAAAGCTGCCACCGTTGGTGAGGGACTGATATCCTCCCCTGGCCCACTTTCCGGCATCGCCTCTGTACCAGACATCACCTCAGCAGACGACCCTGGTTCATCCCCCCTCGTAAACACCTGAGGGGGCCGAGCAATCACCACAGGCTCTTGGGTAACCAACGGTGGGGCATCAGTCCTCTCTGACACGTAGGAGGACTCAGCTGACATAATGCCAGTCTCTGATGGGTACATGCTGGTATCTGACACACTGGAATGCACCATGGGATCTCCGTCAATACCTGAATAGGTTAGGGGATGGGAAGTCATAGCCATTGGAACACTGGTATCATAAACCTCCATGGGTCCAGTTGAATCTTCATCTGCTGGTGGGGGTGGTGGTGGGGGAGCTGCTAGAAGTAAATCCAGGTCAGTGcctgggggtgggggttcccCCTGCATAACGGACGCAGCGGCAGTACTGTTTGTGTAGTCATAACTCTGGGACACTGCTAGGGTAGAAAACAACACTAATGCACTGATATCACTGAAAGGTATCCAGAAAaggaaaattcattttattatcatCTTTCTTTAAGTTCACtgctttgaaaaatgaaaatataaacaaacctGGGGCAGATTTTCCATGTTTTGATTTTCCCTGTAaaacaattatgtttaaaaataaaaaatatattccatGTTATCAAGTGGAATAtcacatttaaatgtttaattactAGTATCTATGTCTACATTAACAAGATACTTTACCTGGAAGATTTCATCCATGACTGACAGTATGGACGTTGTATCTGGTACACCTGCTTCACTTGAAGGCTGGACCGTGGAGCTAACAGATTCCCCCTCCACATACTGACTGACTTCAGAGCTATCCTCCACCTGCTCCTCAATATCCATGCTGTCTGAATTACCTACCAAATGTTTGTCTCCATCTTGGGAATCcacttttgatttttgaaatttctctaATTTTTGACTTTCCTTAGTTTTAGGTCTGGTCTCAGTGTCTGTGGTTGAGCTGGAAGCTTCTTCTCCATTAAGATGCCCCATGTCTGATGTCTGACTGGCATCCTCATCCACATCTCTTTGTGGACTGAAAGACAAAAAGAGCAACTTTGAAGGTTAAACAATTGGAACTGGAATACCAAGCTCATACAAGCCAATTAATGTCAAAAATAGAACAAATAAAACCATTCtgcaaactttaaaaatttcagCTGCAAAACCTACTGCCTTTTGTACCTAAAT carries:
- the LOC128178952 gene encoding uncharacterized protein LOC128178952, with product MSLAVQEINLEGVSPEQVQYLANLIEASKHNDADLVNKGEIPKLQQLVLNKCLSTISEDSENGVYVQSFPDECTGNNAPSSYYIISTNRDDEDHEMYQGAEMDIQRLQRTSNPSYNQDPCMATADTSFGEENMLDNLSRQVAMQQQYICNAMNIVPISLDNSARCYAENGSYTVPCQEYSIEEPQALNDSLNGSLINSGFAVPQQPMNSFNQPIIHLHSTPESNPIRNKSKGSMQGENMETPENHHGILTSQGRYVYTPHPRTGQLLYVRTADDGSPQLYHPLPAVPATPIQPSQPDTSQFSTPKTSTSNALNSSGEEVQDSSTGDPPTDKSTSTDVSTTSEGSTSMLSSSADKNKLYDISLFSSCVEDGREQHNLKERRRRARIKDACDVLRKLVPGMSDKTDKATVFEFAARYVHFLKGFVGNQHDKDFLLKYSPY